tgttccTGCTCTCACACTTAGTCTGTCCTatgtaataaaggcaaaaatgccaaaaagtaaTCTTAAAAGAAGTTGCAAATACAAGAATATGATGGGttataatgtcattttcagcgCTTGCCCCATTTCATTCCATTACAGATATGCACAAAAATTAagctttatttttgaaatatcaatACAACGCAATTGCAGGATGACAGCGTTTCCACTGaatgatgttatgcgacttctctcgGGATGTTACGTGACTTCATTgcgaaatatgtttttttttttcaaatcatctCAAACATTACATCTCGAAAGTacaaacttttttgcgataagtGGGTTTCAAgagttttttcgaaattgatgcgtttccattaggtgtattttatagtcacaatttcaatttgcgcaaatcatttttaatggaaacccactgACTGACTCATGGCTGCTCCTTCTTTTTAGTTTCCTTGGATCCAAACAGAAAGAATGCTGATTAGATTAGTTAATGCTGAACTGGTTTCTTATCTGCTTTATCTCCTTTAATCTGTCCAGGTAGGCTCCAAAAAACATCTGGTGCGACCTTCGCTGTCTGCAGTGATAAGGGGGAGCAACAAACCTCCTTCTTGGGGTTGCAGGAGCACAGTGGAGGAGAGGGTCTGAGGCTGTTTACTCCCCCCATTAGTCTCTgtggaggggggaggaggaggaggaggaggaggaggaggaggaagagggagctGCTATAACCACCCAGAGCATGGGGCAGAAAGTCCCAGGTGGCATTAAAACCATTGATATGCGGGATCCGGCGTTCAGCCCCCTGAAGCTGGAGCTACAGGCCCTGAGTCACACCAAGCCGTCTCGACTGGATCTGCTGCTGGACATGCCACCCGCCAGTGTGGACGTCCAGGTCCAGCACTCGTGGAACAACGACGACCGCTCCCTCAACATCTTCGTCAAGGACGACAACAAGTTGGTGTTTCACAGGCACCCCGTGGCGCAGAGCACGGACGCCATCCGGGGCCGTGTTGGCTACACGAGGGGACTGCATGTGTGGGAAATCAGCTGGGCTATGCGTCAGAGGGGCACGCACGCTGTGGTCGGAGTGGCTACAAGTGACGCCCCGCTACACTCGGTGGGCTACACAGCTTTGGTGGGAAGCAATGCAGAGTCCTGGGGCTGGGACCTGTGCAGGAGTAAACTCTTCCACGACGGCAAGAATCACCCAGGAATAACCTACCCGGCCTTCCTCGAGCCAGACGACACCTTCATAATACCAGACTCGCTCTTAGTAGTCTTGGACATGGATGAGGGGACTCTTGGTTACATAGTGGACGGACATTATCTAGGGGTAGCATTCAGAGGACTAAAGGGCAGGAAGCTGTACCCAGTGGTGAGCGCCGTGTGGGGACACTGTGAAATAAGAATCCGGTACATAAACGGACTTGATCGTAAGTACAAACTTTAATAatactctgtttttcttttctctcaggAGCGACAGTGTTTTGCCATGTATGATGTCTTGTGTTCGGCTCTTACATAAGCAGTGGCAGTATTTATTAATGCAATAAACAAAGGTGAGACAGTTAAGGGTTTGTCACACTGCCCAAGCGGGACGTATTACTGCAGAGGTTACTGTAGAGCAGACTTACATCAGCGTTGCTGGCTCCCCACCTATTATGTAAAGCAGTTACACAGCACATtcatataaattaatatttaactgAATCCATGATTCACCTTTCATTATAACGATGTCACAGTGCCCTGATCTAACTAAGgatctttgctttttgttttaaactgagCTATGGCGCCTTCGTTATAGATGTTAGTGTTTATGGCCTTAAAAACATCCAGTGGTCCTTAAAGGGATACTactgctgattttcaaccagctttgtattatagcagtgtgggtagtatgtgtcaGTCAACTCTGGTCatcttccctccatctaaccagtgcccagATCCTCCCCTCTCCATATAAGTAAGTTAATAAATTGTATTCACACAGCGCTTTTCACAGACATgggttacaaagtgcttcacaagtgCAATATGCAACACGCATCAAGCAAGCACAGAGAAATAGGTGACAACCCGAGCTAcgcatttaaaaatacaaaactgttttgcacagttcataaaaatataatacaacaacaagaacacactaaaaacacaacagaatacGGAGCTAGTGCACAAGTTAGCTATTTTACTCAACGGGTATGTTTTAAGCtgacttttaaaagaaaccacagTCAGCAGACTGTAACGGTGCAGGGAGAGCATTCCAAAATTTAGGTGCAACAGCCTAAAAAACCTCGATGACCACATGTTTAAGGAGAGGGACAGACAACAAATTTTGCACATTTGATTGAAGAGAGGCGAGCTGTAGAATATGCTGTGAAGAAATTCAGccacatggggggggggggggcgactGAGTAGTGCTCTGTAAGTGAGAATGAGAACTCTGAACTGGATTCAATACTC
The DNA window shown above is from Plectropomus leopardus isolate mb chromosome 8, YSFRI_Pleo_2.0, whole genome shotgun sequence and carries:
- the spsb1 gene encoding SPRY domain-containing SOCS box protein 1, which encodes MGQKVPGGIKTIDMRDPAFSPLKLELQALSHTKPSRLDLLLDMPPASVDVQVQHSWNNDDRSLNIFVKDDNKLVFHRHPVAQSTDAIRGRVGYTRGLHVWEISWAMRQRGTHAVVGVATSDAPLHSVGYTALVGSNAESWGWDLCRSKLFHDGKNHPGITYPAFLEPDDTFIIPDSLLVVLDMDEGTLGYIVDGHYLGVAFRGLKGRKLYPVVSAVWGHCEIRIRYINGLDPEPLSLMDLCRRSVRVALGRDRLSEIHRLPLPASLKNYLLYQ